The proteins below are encoded in one region of Winogradskyella helgolandensis:
- a CDS encoding TonB-dependent receptor plug domain-containing protein codes for MIRILLVFLIVFFSSHIMAQVALDSIQRLDEVVLSDVKLTRYAKGYKVTVLNDSLLNNNRVSFTDLLRFNTNIYFKENGYGMVSSPSFRGTNASQTAVIWNGISINSQLTGQTDFNTINTTNFNSIAIRSGGGSVQYGSGAIGGSIHLNNTLSFKQHFDNTATLSYGSYETKNISYLSSYSNEKFSVNVGLDYIDSENDYKYLNTDQSNENGAFQNGSINANLGYVLSNKDVLKLYHQTFIGEREFSGTVSSPSLAKYEDQNFRTMLEWSRFGTKSYSKLKVAHLQEHFKYFGNQNSDNFTFGKVNTYLINYTADIDLLKDLKLKPIVSYNYYEGSGSSFNNPNRKEFSTTALLLYNPNEKWHYGLNLRQDVTSGFNSPLLFSFDVAYEVSNSYKLKLNGSKNYRVPTFNDLYWQPGGNLDLVPETSYQIDLGQEITYKSVSFNLNAFYIKTSDLIQWKPNTTGFWSPENIAKTQNYGVEASLDVSKKIKAHQFSLQGNYAYTVSEDLETNAQLIYVPYHKANINLAYAYKRMSLFFQHLFTGEVYTTPENLSGIFYSVEAYQLTNFGLNYQLFKTNSQQIDISLKVNNLFNTVYENVAFRPMPDRNFNFQIQYKF; via the coding sequence ATGATACGGATTTTACTCGTTTTCTTAATAGTCTTTTTTAGTAGCCATATTATGGCTCAAGTTGCTTTGGATTCTATTCAACGCTTAGATGAAGTGGTGTTGAGTGACGTTAAGCTAACCCGTTATGCAAAAGGGTATAAAGTAACTGTGCTTAATGATTCTTTACTCAATAATAATAGAGTTTCATTTACGGATTTACTACGCTTTAACACCAATATTTATTTTAAAGAAAATGGATATGGCATGGTGTCGTCGCCATCGTTTAGAGGGACTAATGCTTCGCAAACCGCTGTAATTTGGAATGGAATTTCTATTAATTCTCAGCTCACAGGTCAAACTGATTTTAATACCATAAATACCACTAATTTTAATAGTATTGCTATTCGTTCTGGTGGTGGCTCAGTGCAATATGGAAGTGGAGCCATTGGTGGGAGTATTCACCTGAATAATACTTTGAGCTTTAAACAGCATTTTGATAATACGGCTACATTGTCTTATGGCAGTTATGAGACTAAAAATATAAGTTATCTATCTTCTTATAGTAACGAGAAGTTTTCTGTAAATGTAGGATTAGATTATATAGATTCTGAGAATGATTATAAGTATCTAAATACAGATCAATCTAATGAAAATGGTGCTTTTCAGAATGGGAGTATAAACGCAAATTTAGGTTATGTGTTGTCTAATAAGGATGTCTTAAAGCTCTATCATCAAACGTTTATAGGTGAACGTGAATTTTCAGGAACGGTTTCGTCTCCTTCTTTAGCAAAATACGAGGATCAAAATTTTAGAACCATGTTAGAATGGTCGCGTTTTGGAACTAAAAGCTATTCAAAATTAAAAGTAGCGCATCTACAAGAGCATTTTAAATATTTTGGGAATCAAAATTCGGACAATTTTACCTTCGGAAAAGTCAATACTTACCTTATTAATTATACTGCAGATATTGATCTGTTGAAGGATTTAAAATTAAAACCCATCGTATCGTATAATTATTACGAGGGCAGCGGAAGTAGTTTTAATAATCCTAACCGAAAAGAATTTTCAACGACAGCCTTATTACTTTATAACCCGAATGAGAAATGGCATTATGGCTTAAATTTAAGGCAAGATGTAACTTCAGGTTTTAATAGTCCTTTGTTATTTTCTTTTGATGTGGCTTATGAAGTTTCAAATTCTTATAAGCTAAAGCTTAATGGTTCTAAAAACTACCGTGTTCCAACATTTAATGATTTGTACTGGCAACCTGGAGGTAATCTAGATTTAGTACCAGAAACGTCTTATCAAATTGATTTAGGACAAGAAATCACCTATAAAAGTGTAAGCTTTAACTTGAATGCTTTTTATATAAAGACATCCGACCTTATTCAATGGAAACCTAATACTACAGGGTTTTGGAGTCCTGAAAATATTGCTAAAACTCAAAATTATGGAGTAGAAGCCAGTTTAGATGTTTCTAAGAAAATTAAAGCGCATCAATTTTCATTACAAGGTAATTATGCGTATACCGTTTCTGAGGATTTAGAAACCAATGCCCAACTTATATATGTGCCTTACCATAAAGCAAATATCAATTTGGCTTATGCTTATAAACGTATGTCATTATTTTTTCAACATTTATTTACAGGTGAAGTATATACAACTCCAGAAAACTTATCTGGCATATTTTACAGTGTAGAAGCGTATCAACTTACCAATTTTGGATTGAATTATCAACTTTTTAAAACGAATTCACAGCAAATAGATATAAGCTTAAAAGTGAATAATCTATTTAATACCGTATACGAGAACGTGGCATTTAGACCAATGCCAGATCGTAATTTTAATTTTCAAATTCAATATAAATTTTAA
- a CDS encoding FecCD family ABC transporter permease yields the protein MKTNHTYSFIILIAILLLCFILNISLGSVSIPFSEVFESLFGTTQNNTYDIIINKVRLPKAITAIMVGSGLGISGLLMQTLFRNPLAGPFVLGISSGASLGVALVILGSGLFGGLFATALATKWSIVIAASLGSFLVLLAVLAVSNKVRDTMAILIIGLMFGSITAAVVSVLSYFSSAEQLQQYIFWGFGSLSNLSWEELLIFFGIYAIGILLSVASIKGLNSLLLGDNYAKSLGLNLKQSRLIIILATSLIAGTITAFAGPIAFIGLAIPHLTRQVFKTTNHKILLPAVFLVGAIVMLICDTIAQVPNSDYTLPINAITALVGAPVVIWLLVRQRKMMF from the coding sequence ATGAAAACCAATCATACATATTCATTTATTATCTTAATAGCAATTCTGTTATTATGTTTTATACTTAATATTAGTTTAGGTTCTGTAAGTATTCCGTTTTCTGAAGTTTTTGAAAGTTTATTCGGAACTACTCAGAACAACACCTATGACATTATTATAAATAAAGTAAGATTACCAAAAGCCATCACAGCAATTATGGTGGGTTCAGGATTAGGAATTTCAGGATTATTGATGCAAACCTTGTTTAGAAATCCACTCGCAGGTCCTTTTGTTTTAGGAATTAGTTCTGGTGCAAGTTTGGGTGTGGCTTTAGTTATTTTAGGCTCAGGTCTTTTTGGTGGTTTATTTGCAACTGCTCTAGCTACAAAATGGAGTATTGTTATTGCGGCGAGTTTGGGAAGTTTTCTGGTTTTATTGGCTGTTTTAGCAGTTTCTAACAAAGTTAGAGATACCATGGCCATTCTTATCATTGGTTTAATGTTTGGAAGCATTACCGCTGCAGTAGTAAGCGTGTTGTCTTATTTTAGTTCAGCAGAACAATTACAACAATACATATTTTGGGGCTTTGGTAGCTTAAGCAATTTATCTTGGGAAGAATTGCTAATTTTCTTCGGAATATATGCCATTGGAATTCTATTAAGTGTGGCATCCATAAAAGGATTAAATAGTTTATTACTTGGTGATAACTACGCTAAAAGTCTAGGTTTAAACTTGAAACAAAGTCGATTAATCATCATTCTCGCCACCAGTTTAATCGCAGGAACCATTACTGCTTTTGCAGGACCAATTGCGTTTATCGGTTTAGCAATTCCGCATTTAACACGTCAGGTTTTTAAAACAACAAATCATAAAATATTATTGCCAGCTGTATTTTTAGTTGGTGCGATTGTGATGCTCATATGCGATACTATTGCACAAGTTCCAAATAGCGATTATACCCTACCAATTAATGCGATAACCGCTTTGGTTGGGGCTCCAGTTGTAATTTGGTTATTAGTGCGGCAACGAAAAATGATGTTTTAA
- a CDS encoding YncE family protein: MKKIILSMFAMSLLIVSCSSDDDATPSEPLGAYEDGIIVSGEGGPSSITFISEDLMTSENQIYFNVNNEATGVYLQSLGFNDDKAYIVVDAGTITVVNRYTFEKLGTISTGLTAPRYIAFANGKGYVTNWGDPYDEADDFVAVVDLTANTVISTIPVGNGPEQILAEDNVVYVSHKGAFSTNNIVSVINTSSDVLTTTITVNDNPDEMLVDDNGDLVVLSSGKPAWTGDETKAAITKIDMDTNTVSTTLEFSDGEHPELMMYLNGNLYYNLGSAVLSITDDATAVTSTPLFTTAATTLYGMAAKDDRLYFVDAVDYTSAGQLFIYDDTSYSLINSFNAPVVASKIYFN, from the coding sequence ATGAAAAAAATTATCCTATCAATGTTTGCAATGTCATTATTAATCGTGTCCTGTTCTAGCGATGATGATGCAACACCATCAGAGCCTTTAGGTGCCTATGAAGACGGAATTATAGTTAGTGGTGAAGGTGGACCTTCTTCTATTACCTTTATTTCTGAAGATTTAATGACATCAGAAAACCAAATTTATTTTAACGTTAATAATGAAGCTACAGGTGTGTACTTACAATCTTTAGGCTTTAATGATGATAAGGCATATATTGTAGTAGATGCTGGTACAATTACGGTTGTTAATCGTTATACGTTTGAAAAATTAGGGACTATTTCTACAGGGTTAACTGCGCCAAGATATATTGCTTTTGCAAATGGTAAAGGTTATGTTACAAATTGGGGAGATCCTTATGATGAAGCTGATGATTTTGTAGCTGTGGTAGACTTAACTGCCAATACAGTCATTAGTACGATACCTGTTGGAAATGGGCCTGAGCAAATTTTAGCGGAAGATAATGTTGTATATGTGTCTCATAAAGGAGCTTTTAGTACAAATAATATTGTCTCAGTAATAAATACGTCTTCAGATGTTTTAACAACTACAATTACTGTAAATGATAATCCAGATGAAATGCTTGTGGATGACAATGGTGATTTAGTCGTTTTAAGTAGTGGTAAACCAGCATGGACAGGTGATGAAACTAAAGCTGCCATTACAAAAATAGATATGGATACAAATACGGTATCTACAACATTAGAGTTTTCAGATGGAGAACATCCTGAATTGATGATGTATTTAAATGGAAATCTGTATTATAACTTAGGAAGTGCAGTTTTAAGTATAACAGATGATGCTACTGCTGTAACGTCAACACCTCTTTTTACAACAGCAGCGACGACTTTGTATGGAATGGCAGCAAAAGATGATCGTTTATATTTTGTAGATGCAGTTGATTATACTAGTGCAGGACAATTATTTATCTATGATGACACGAGCTATTCGTTAATCAATAGCTTTAATGCTCCTGTAGTTGCTTCAAAAATATATTTTAATTAA
- a CDS encoding ABC transporter ATP-binding protein, with the protein MKTETTHIVLKANQLSIGYKTKKAETVIASNINFELQKGQLIGLVGANGIGKSTLLRTLIKVQPELAGSITLNDKDLKSTSILELAKQLSIVLTEPLTSKNLSVFELVSLGRHPYTNWIGNLTEADTTIVNDALALVNLSELKDKRCYELSDGQLQKVMIARALAQDTDVIVLDEPTSHLDMYHKAYILKLLQKLTKETGKTILFSSHEIDLAIQLCDTMIVMRPNDVVCNQPCKLISEGVFESLFPKDLIVFDDKTGSFRVTK; encoded by the coding sequence ATGAAAACGGAAACCACACACATCGTTCTTAAAGCCAACCAACTTTCAATTGGCTACAAAACCAAAAAAGCTGAAACGGTTATTGCTTCAAATATTAATTTTGAATTGCAAAAAGGCCAGCTCATTGGCTTAGTTGGTGCTAATGGTATTGGAAAATCGACATTACTACGAACCCTCATTAAAGTACAACCGGAATTAGCAGGTTCTATAACACTAAATGATAAAGACCTTAAGTCGACTTCCATTTTAGAACTTGCCAAGCAATTAAGTATTGTGTTGACAGAGCCTTTGACGTCTAAAAATTTATCAGTTTTCGAGTTAGTATCTTTAGGTCGTCATCCTTATACCAACTGGATAGGCAACCTCACAGAAGCCGATACTACAATTGTTAACGACGCATTAGCACTTGTAAATCTTTCAGAATTGAAAGACAAAAGATGTTATGAGCTTAGTGATGGCCAACTACAAAAAGTAATGATAGCACGTGCTTTAGCGCAAGATACAGACGTCATTGTTTTAGACGAGCCTACATCACATCTCGATATGTATCATAAAGCGTATATCTTAAAACTGCTTCAAAAACTTACGAAAGAAACAGGTAAAACCATTTTATTTTCTTCTCATGAAATTGATTTAGCCATTCAATTATGTGATACCATGATTGTAATGCGCCCTAATGACGTGGTTTGTAATCAACCTTGTAAATTAATTTCAGAAGGTGTTTTTGAATCCCTTTTTCCAAAAGATTTGATTGTTTTTGATGATAAAACAGGAAGCTTTAGAGTGACTAAGTAG
- a CDS encoding ABC transporter substrate-binding protein encodes MKFYSILLLLLIVSSCKNEPKQETISIIESEKLELKYAEGFSVDYYENYKVLSITKPWPKAEKTYRYVIISKENMAKTTFKTNEFDGIIINPLETIVVTSTTHIPSLELLNVEETLIGFPGTNYVSSEKTRQRIDDEKVRELGKNEGINTEVLLELNPDVVIGFGVDGVNKTFEIIKKADIPVIYNGDWVESSALAKAEWIKLFGVLFNKEKEADSIFNQIENDYLAAKSIAKNAKRVPTVLSGAMHKEVWYLPNGSSSEAQFLKDANLNYLWSDTTGNGSLALSFEVVLEKAQDTELWLSPSYYGSLQQLEEANSLYTNFEAFKNKNIYTFANTTGATGGVLYYELGTARPDLVLKDIIKIAHPELLGDYEPYFFKELK; translated from the coding sequence ATGAAATTTTATAGCATATTACTACTTCTATTAATTGTGAGTTCTTGTAAAAATGAACCTAAACAAGAAACTATTTCAATAATTGAAAGTGAAAAACTAGAATTAAAATATGCTGAAGGATTCTCAGTAGATTATTATGAAAACTATAAAGTATTATCCATTACAAAACCTTGGCCAAAGGCTGAAAAAACTTACCGCTATGTTATTATCTCAAAGGAAAACATGGCAAAAACTACATTTAAAACAAATGAATTTGACGGAATAATTATAAATCCACTTGAAACTATAGTTGTGACGTCTACAACACATATACCTTCTTTAGAACTTTTGAATGTTGAAGAAACCTTAATCGGGTTTCCAGGAACAAATTATGTATCATCTGAAAAAACACGTCAACGAATTGATGACGAAAAAGTAAGAGAACTCGGAAAGAACGAAGGTATTAACACTGAAGTTTTACTAGAATTAAATCCTGATGTGGTTATAGGTTTTGGTGTTGATGGTGTTAATAAAACTTTTGAAATCATAAAAAAAGCTGATATTCCTGTAATATATAATGGAGATTGGGTAGAATCATCTGCATTAGCAAAAGCTGAATGGATTAAATTATTTGGAGTACTTTTTAATAAAGAAAAAGAAGCAGATTCTATATTTAATCAAATTGAAAATGATTATTTAGCAGCGAAATCAATTGCAAAAAATGCAAAGCGTGTTCCCACCGTTTTAAGTGGAGCTATGCATAAAGAGGTCTGGTATTTACCTAATGGTTCTAGCTCAGAAGCCCAATTTCTAAAAGATGCCAACCTAAATTATCTTTGGAGTGACACTACAGGAAATGGTAGTTTAGCATTAAGTTTTGAAGTGGTTTTAGAAAAAGCTCAAGACACTGAATTATGGTTGAGTCCTTCGTACTATGGCAGTTTACAACAATTAGAAGAAGCTAATTCACTTTATACTAATTTTGAAGCCTTTAAAAATAAAAACATCTATACGTTTGCCAATACAACAGGTGCAACTGGTGGAGTTTTATATTATGAATTAGGAACCGCAAGACCAGATTTGGTTTTAAAGGACATAATAAAAATTGCACATCCTGAATTGTTAGGCGATTATGAGCCTTATTTTTTTAAAGAATTAAAGTGA